Proteins co-encoded in one Equus przewalskii isolate Varuska chromosome 27, EquPr2, whole genome shotgun sequence genomic window:
- the HSPA13 gene encoding heat shock 70 kDa protein 13, with product MAGEMTILGSAVLTLLLAGYLAQQYLPLPTPKVIGIDLGTTYCSVGVFFPGSGKVKVIPDENGHISIPSMVSFTDSDVFVGYESLELADSNPQNTIYDAKRFIGKIFTPEELEAEIGRYPFKVLNKNGMVEFSVTSNETITVSPEYVGSRLLLKLKEMAEEYLGMPVANAVISVPAEFDLKQRNSTIEAANLAGLKILRVINEPTAAAMAYGLHKADVFHVLVIDLGGGTLDVSLLNKQGGMFLTRAMSGNNKLGGQDFNQRLLQYLYKQIYETYGFLPSRKEEIHRLRQAVEMVKLNLTLHQSAQLSVLLTVEEKDRKEPQSTDTELPKDRLSPSDGHPMNNVFEAGLSEKKSGESQVLFETEISRKLFDSINEDLFQKILVPIQQVLKEGHLEKTEIDEVVLVGGSTRIPRIRQVIQEFFGKDPNTSVDPDLAVVTGVAIQAGIDGGSWPLQVSALEIPNKHLQKTNFN from the exons ATGGCCGGAGAGATGACGATCTTAG GATCAGCTGTTTTGACTCTCCTGTTGGCTGGCTATTTGGCACAACAGTATTTACCACTGCCTACTCCTAAAGTGATTGGCATTGACCTTGGCACCACCTACTGTTCGGTTGGGGTGTTCTTTCCTGGCAGTGGGAAAGTAAAGGTCATCCCAGATGAAAATGGGCATATCAGCATACCCAGCATGGTGTCCTTTACTGACAGTGATGTGTTTGTGGGGTATGAAAGCTTAGAGCTGGCAGATTCAAATCCTCAGAATACAATATATGATGCCAAAAGATTCATAGGCAAGATTTTTACCCCAGAAGAGCTGGAGGCTGAAATTGGCAGATACCCATTTAAG gttttaaacaaaaatggaatggTTGAGTTTTCTGTGACAAGTAATGAGACCATCACAGTTTCCCCAGAATATGTTGGCTCTAGACTGTTGTTGAAATTGAAGGAAATGGCAGAGGAATACCTTGGAATGCCAGTCGCCAATGCTGTTATTTCTGTACCAGCAGAATTTGATCTAAAACAGAGAAATTCAACAATTGAAGCTGCTAACCTAGCAG GACTGAAGATCTTGAGGGTAATAAATGAACCCACAGCGGCAGCTATGGCCTATGGTCTCCACAAGGCTGATGTCTTTCACGTCTTGGTGATAGATTTGGGCGGAGGAACTCTAGATGTGTCATTGCTGAATAAACAAGGAGGAATGTTTCTAACCCGAGCAATGTCTG gAAACAATAAACTCGGAGGACAGGACTTCAATCAGAGATTGCTTCAGTACTTATATAAACAGATCTATGAAACCTATGGCTTCCTACCTTCTAGGAAAGAGGAAATTCACAGATTACGACAAGCCGTGGAAATGGTCAAATTAAATCTGACGCTTCATCAGTCTGCTCAGTTGTCAGTATTACTAACCGTGGAGGAAAAGGACAGGAAGGAACCTCAGAGTACTGACACTGAACTGCCAAAGGACAGGCTTTCCCCATCAGATGGCCACCCTATGAACAATGTGTTTGAAGCTGGCCTTTCTGAAAAGAAGAGTGGAGAAAGTCAAGTTTTATTTGAAACAGAAATATCACGGAAGCTTTTTGACTCCATTAATGAagatctcttccagaaaatactCGTCCCCATTCAGCAAGTATTAAAAGAAGGCCACCTGGAAAAGACTGAGATTGACGAGGTGGTTTTGGTTGGAGGCTCTACTCGCATTCCTCGAATCCGCCAGGTCATTCAGGAGTTCTTTGGAAAGGATCCCAACACGTCTGTAGACCCTGACCTGGCAGTGGTGACAGGAGTGGCTATCCAAGCGGGGATTGATGGAGGCTCTTGGCCTCTCCAAGTCAGTGCTTTGGAAATTCCCAATAAGCATTTACAGAAGACCAACTTCAACTGA